Proteins encoded in a region of the Pigmentiphaga litoralis genome:
- a CDS encoding polysaccharide deacetylase family protein, translating into MKKFENGNDRYDYSAITTRPVYDWPDGKRLAVYFALNIEGFEFGRNPGNDFTSMPSAPYHRGYAYRDYGNRVGVWRIHALFEQFGMPLAVLANGSVYDVCPEVLDAFRKRGDEIVGHGRTNSEKQADMSEESERSMLQDVCALIQRYEGKPPAGWLGPFISQSSRTPELLKAQGFKYMLDWWFDDQPMWFRTDNGPILAVPYPSMELNDLPAYVNRGASDEEFSRMAIDAFDEQLAESENYPQVYCLSLHTFLTGQPHRIRQLRRILEHISQQRDRIWLTTPQAIAEHVTALPPGVVPGG; encoded by the coding sequence ATGAAAAAATTTGAGAATGGAAATGATCGGTACGATTACAGCGCGATCACTACGCGTCCGGTGTACGATTGGCCAGATGGCAAACGTTTGGCCGTCTACTTCGCACTAAATATCGAAGGTTTTGAATTCGGGCGAAATCCGGGTAACGACTTCACTTCTATGCCGTCGGCACCTTACCATCGCGGGTACGCTTACCGGGACTATGGCAACCGCGTTGGCGTCTGGCGCATTCATGCTCTGTTCGAACAATTTGGAATGCCATTGGCAGTGCTTGCTAATGGCTCAGTCTATGACGTATGCCCCGAGGTGCTCGACGCGTTTCGCAAGCGTGGAGACGAAATCGTTGGTCATGGAAGGACTAATTCCGAAAAGCAGGCGGATATGAGCGAGGAGTCCGAACGATCGATGCTTCAGGACGTTTGCGCATTGATTCAAAGATATGAAGGAAAGCCGCCGGCTGGATGGCTCGGACCGTTCATTTCGCAAAGTTCACGCACGCCCGAATTATTGAAAGCACAGGGCTTTAAATACATGTTGGATTGGTGGTTTGACGACCAGCCTATGTGGTTTAGGACAGACAACGGTCCAATTCTAGCGGTGCCTTATCCTTCAATGGAGCTGAATGACCTGCCTGCGTATGTCAATCGAGGTGCTAGTGACGAAGAGTTTAGTCGGATGGCGATTGATGCTTTCGACGAACAACTGGCCGAATCCGAAAATTACCCACAAGTTTATTGCCTGTCCTTGCATACTTTCTTGACAGGTCAGCCTCATCGTATTCGCCAGCTGCGCCGAATCCTGGAACACATCAGCCAGCAGCGCGATCGAATTTGGTTGACGACACCTCAAGCAATTGCGGAGCATGTCACCGCGCTTCCTCCTGGCGTGGTTCCGGGCGGCTAA